Proteins encoded by one window of Oncorhynchus gorbuscha isolate QuinsamMale2020 ecotype Even-year unplaced genomic scaffold, OgorEven_v1.0 Un_scaffold_982, whole genome shotgun sequence:
- the LOC124020912 gene encoding gremlin-2-like: protein MYRQFVLSILLAGVLCLVGGDTRKTRLQGSIPNPFKGNGNTSDKRTRKQEILASSQEALVVTERKYLKSDWCKTQPLRQTVSEEGCLSRTVINRFCYGQCNSFYIPRHVKTEQESFRSCAFCRPQRFTTLTVELDCPDLQPPFRHRKIQRVKQCRCISVSVGDPGKR from the coding sequence atgtacagacAGTTTGTTCTGTCAATCCTGCTTGCAGGCGTCCTGTGCCTGGTGGGCGGTGACACCCGCAAGACCCGCCTCCAAGGCTCCATCCCCAACCCTTTCAAAGGGAACGGCAACACCTCTGACAAACGCACCCGTAAACAGGAAATACTTGCCTCCAGCCAGGAAGCGCTGGTCGTcacagagaggaagtacctgaaGAGTGACTGGTGCAAGACCCAGCCGCTGCGTCAGACGGTGAGCGAGGAGGGCTGTCTGAGTCGTACCGTCATCAACAGGTTCTGCTACGGACAGTGTAACTCCTTCTATATCCCACGACACGTTAAGACGGAGCAGGAGTCTTTCCGGTCCTGTGCTTTCTGCCGGCCGCAGCGTTTCACCACGCTGACCGTAGAGCTGGACTGTCCCGACCTCCAGCCGCCCTTCCGGCACCGCAAGATCCAGAGAGTCAAACAGTGTCGCTGTATATCGGTCTCCGTCGGTGACCCTGGGAAGCGGTGa